tacagcagtttaaaaaacaaagacatttaaaatactgattacaagttaaaagagaattaagTATCAGTTTTATTAACAACATgatcaaaacagttaaaatattctTAATAAAGATTCAGGATAGGGGGGCTGCTGTTTTCCCTGGACATTTAAAACCCAacgtggttttaaaaaaattaaaaattaaaaagtaaagagCACCCGCATCATAAAAGGCAGAGGGCATAAAAGGCTTGCCATAAAGGGCAATGATGTGCATGCCCACGCTGTGCGTGCCATGTTACGCCACATGTACGACCCCATTGTTTTAAAGCATTtgcggaatttcccttatgcagaggggtccagaacagatcccccgcataagagaagagCACCCTGTACAACACACCACATTACCCACACATTATAACTCCATAGTTAAAATTCAGAAGACCTACCtaaataggaatgtttttacctgccaacaaaaaggcagaagagaagggaCCAATAGGGCCTCCATGGAAGGGAgctccacagcctgggagcagccacagagaaggctgtctcctgatTCCTCACCAACCTCTCCTGCAGGCATGGTGGGACTATGAGATAGCCCTCCCTTGCAGATCTTAATACATGCCCAGGCTTATATATGGTTGATATAGTTCAGAATTCCTAACTTTATCTTATGTaaaaggagagatagagagatccactcccattactaaggattctagcAATCGGGGAAGCAATCGTGTCTTGGCATACAAATCACTTGTTTTGGAAAAGGACTTGTTCTGAGTCCATACAGCTTGTGCCCAGTTTCTTGCCACAGGAGTTTGACTCGGGCATTCACATAATGCATCATCCTGTGAGCTCTAACTATTTATTGGTCATCACTGGCTCAGAGGCTtgctttctatggcctgttacagacagccaaaataaagctgcttcgagtcacagtggaggtatggtgtttcaatgatgcatgtgtcctaagagtccagacgccacaccaaagccacgctccagtccttagggctggagcgtggctttggtgcgacttctgaactcttaggatgcatgcatcattgaaacaccatacctccactgtgacttgaagcagctttattttggctgtctgtaacaggccaatgttgaCCTCTTCAAAGTGGTTTTTCAGAGGATCCTTTCCCATTCTGATATATCACGGCCACTTTGGTCTTAACTCTCcctattttttccccttgtgcACAGGTGCCGGCAATTTGTGGAGATGGTGAATGGAACTGACAGTGAAGTACGTTGTTTCAGCGCCCGCAGCCCCAAATCCCAGGACAGCTATCCGAACTCCCCCAACCTAAGTCCCAGGCACGGCTCTAATAACTTGCACCTTCACAGTACTGgtaagtttttctttctttgctatgTCAGTCAGTTACTTAGCATTGTTCTAATTATTTTGTCCTTATTCTGGAAGCTACTATTACAACATCTTCCCTAAATTCTGAGAAATGTCATTTGTGGAATAAAATTTGAGTGGTACACTTTACCTTATCTTGCATCAAGTCTGAacatctttccttctcctctcccttcatATCCCCTcagtattttaaaagcaacttccaCATCAGTGTCTGTTTGTAGCACTGGAAATGGTTGCATTATGCCAAAGTCTTTGTACCTAAACTTGTCTGGCCTATTAGTATCCGTGTAGCACTGTGGGAGACTTGTAAAGAGCCTTAGAGCATATGCTGAATTTGGCAGAAATAGATAGCAGGAAcctttttagtgtttttcagaCTCCCCGGGGGAATTATTTGTGTACTACACATCCATAAAGAACCACCATTCCACCAAAGAATTAGCGATCAAGAAGAATTCTTTGTTTTTACACTTAAGTTTGCTTGCTAAAAAGTCTCTAAAATGATGTTGCGCTATGAGAAAAAAGTCCATCATTGGAATTACATATTAGATACAGAATAGCTAGTATTATCCCATACTTTGTACCTATGTATTCAGCCTGTCTGTACTGTGGCTACAGTGAGGGACAAACCTTGGATTAATCAATAATAAATAGAGATGTACAATTGTCTCATGTCCAaactctctctttctgctactgCCATTTTGGTTGTCTTTTCTCTGAGTAAAGTTCCATTCCCTGTCCTCCTCTCTTGGAGAAATCACTTTTCATTTATCAGAGTCCTCAATTTCCAATTCATTCTCACCTCAGCAGCACCAAGAGAGTCATTGAAGGACTTGGCAAAATAATCCCCCTGTTCCGGGAATGGAGACAGGAAGATGAAAATCACTTCCTGTTCTTGTTTCCAGGCTTTTCCAGCATGTATCTGGCAGATATTTGAAAAAAGCAAGAAGGCTGGGGGTTGTTTTAAAGTGTAACACTATACTAGGCAGTCATTTGAGGCTTTGTAAGGATGCATTTTCTTCTGAAAACCCCCCTCCCAGGATACTAATTCTCTTTCCTGTCTCAGctgtttcttcctctccttccagcATTCAGCATTCTGTGTTTACTGAGGATGCTCAGTCCTCACTGGGCTATTTCAAAGGATTCTTTTAGAGGTCcttccccattattattatttgatgatACTTGTAACAATGGAAGAGAGCAGGGTCCTCTAGCCTtgactgtttttcttttgttttcaggaGCAGATAGCCCAAGCTGTAGTAATGGAGTCACTtccataaaaaacaaacagagcCACAGTAAATATCCTGCACTGAGTTCATCATCGtcatcctcttcctcatcatcccctTCGTCAGTGAACTACTCAGAGTCCAACTCCACAGATTCTACCAAGtcccagcagcacagcagcaccaGCAACCAAGAAACCAGGTTAGCACAGAAAAACCAGGAAGAAGAGAACCTCCTTTTCTAGGAAAACTTTGTAGTGGCCAGCTGTTCAACAATGAGTTTGGAAACTGATACTGGGTTATGTATTTTACATTCAAGCTGTATGCTTATGGGTACCCTTTGCCCATAATGGACATCCTTTGCCTTTATAGGCATCCTCCAGATGCAATGGACCGAAGACCAGCTACGTTGCCTGtaggattatgggaattgtagttataACACATCTGGAGTGCGTCAAGTTGGAGAAGATACTGCAGTAAATTTGCTGTGTGTAAGCCCCAGACACACCCAAATAATGCCCCCTCCAGCCAACTTAACTCCTTTCAGTATAAATTGTACTTTACTGCCATAGCAGTGCAAGTAATTTCATTTTGAAAGTCTGCTGATAATGCTCAGTATCTTGCAGTGTGTTTCAGCCATTGAGATTGTCTTTCATGTTCAAACAGGACTCTCTGTGTATTTCAGTCTTTTATAgtatcctttttctttcctgaatgcAGTGACAGTGAGATGGAGATGGAAGCAGAACACTACCCCAACGGAGTTCTGGAAAATTCTGCTACAAGGATAATGAATGGCACTTACAAGCATGAAGAGATCCTTCAGACAGATGATTCCAGCATGGGTAGGGTGCATGGTGGAAGgcatgctttcctttcctttctagaAAACAGCAATATATGTGTATATTGAATGAGAGAATGAGAATACTTCTTTTTCTGTGGCCTCTGTGATTCACGTGTGGGTCTTGCATCTGTGTGGAACTTCACACAGATCGTCGCAGAGTTGAGCTGCATTTGATGGCAGTCTTGTTTGCCATCATCAGTGCACATGCTTAGGCAGGCATGCCCGTTTGTTTCCTTACTTCCTTTTCCTCTGCTGCACTAGCTGTAACATAAGGAGTATTTTCTTTTGACAAATTCTGATCAAGGaagcttcttccttcctttctttttctttttgtgcttgttttcatttatttgctcttcgtttccatgttttctttcctctttgggCATTTTTTGGTTTTACTGAAACCATATATAACAGCTGTGAGAAACTGCCAAATGTTTGGTGGCATATCAATTCCTCTGCATGTCCGTAGAGACCTGCATCTCCGTGATGTAGTCCCTTACCCTCAGaggatatttatttaattaagacCTTTTTAAAAGTACCTTTTGACTAAAAGTGAACAATTCTATGGGGCCTAGGCAGTGGTAATTGCCTTGTTGTGTAGAAACACCTCAGTTCACCTAcacttttcttctgtctttttctgCTCTAGAGGATGGCTGTCCCCAGAGGCAGCTCTGTGGAGGAAACCATGCTGCCACTGAACGGATGATCCAGTTTGGACGGGAGCTGCAGACCTTGAGTGAACAGCTGTGCAGAGAATATGGGAAGAATACAACACATAAAAAAATGTTACAGGTGTGTTTTACAGCAACTGTTACTATTTTTTAttcattcaaaatatttctgtcctGTGTTTcgataaaaaaaatccaagtctgCTTACAGCATTGTTTGTTTAGAATATCttacaatgaaaagaaaagacagtAAAATTAGCAAAAATGAAGTACTGTAATAAGCAATTATAAAAAATGATAGAAGGATCACAACACAATCAGTTTTCTATTACTCTAGAAACCACTTTAAAGCCCTTGTTTTGACCTAGCATGTAAAAAACATCATATCTGATACCTAAGAGaacagataagaggaaggaattcACAAATGAGGTACAGCTACCAAGACAGCCCTATTTTGGGAGGGTCTACCATTTTTCATGCGAAGGTGGTAGGAATTGCTGCATTGACATGGGCTATGCAAAAAGGAAAGCTTGTGCCTGTCTTGCTTGCAGATTAATAAAGTGTCATGGATAACACGCTTACTCCTCTACACATTGTTGGTGATTGGATTGTTACAGTGTATTGAATTGGAGGTGTGGGCAGCTTCATAGACCATTCAACTagtctttccttcttctctgctcCATGCTGCAGCATTCACTATAGTGGGTTTAAAACGTAAATGAATGCCAAGAGGGATAGGAACCATTTCCCTGCCTAGGGCACCCATCCCATCAGTTTGCACCAACACATTTCAAACATACTGGAAGTGATGTAAAGTCACTTCCAGCAACCATTTTGGCTGGTTTGCAGATGaccttttcttttcacatttttggGAAGAATTAGAGGGCTTTGAGGAGTTGGGGGAAGCAAACTGTCACATTTCTGGGTGAGTTTGCAGGCTTTGGGTTGCTTTAGGGATGAAAAATCACTCAAAAAATCATCTCAGAAAAAAACCAAAATTTGGAGAGGAGGCTCTGGGCATTTCAGCGGCCAACCTAGGGGTCTTGCGGGCTGTATGATCTCAGTTCTGAGATCATACTAGCCCATGCTTTGAACATAAACATAGTTAAAGACACAAACCATTGTCTGAACTAAAGATAAAATAAGCAAACTGTGGTTTAGATCAGGCATAAGGAAAACATATTGGCAACTCCTTTTTTGCATCCCCGAGTCTCCTGGatactttcatttttttcctggcaaaCAGCTGCCTGAAAATTGCCCCAGATGTCACCAAACTTCACTCAAATGCAATAGTTTGGTGTTATTATGCCTCACAACCCACTCACTCCCCAAAAAACTGAATATTGGCAGAAATATGCAGGAAACTAAAACTAGAAGTTCCTTTCAGTTATACTCAGGTTGTATTTTCAGCAAAAACTGCAGCAGTGTGACCTGCTTTGGGGGAGAAAAGTGGCCCTCGCACCATTTGGTCACCCCTGGACTGGAGTAACTAATTTCCATTTCTGCCCTCTTAGCATCTTCATTGTTCCAGCCTTGGTGTTGCAACTGACTTTGAAGGCTGTAATGTGAAAATAACTAATCGTCAAACCAAAGTTAACATTTCCTAACTATGCttttctaaaatggcaaaattaatcATTTATTTTAACTGGGCTAAGAAACAGCTTTGAGAACCAGAATCTCTTTTTATTACAGTGTTGGTCATACCTTTCTCCTCTCACAGGATGCATTCAGCTTGCTTGCCTACTCTGATCCATGGAACTGCCCTGTTGGACAGCAGCTGGATCCAACCCAGAGGGAACCTGTGTGTGCTGCACTCAATAGCGCTATATTGGGTAAGTGGATACATGGCTGTCATGTTTCAGGATAGTTCTGTCTCTTGAAAATGCTTCTATACCATTGCTGCCTTATATAGGTGGGAGGCATTATACTTATGTTTTCATGTTGGATATTTTGCATTTCACTTGATGTCCAGTAAACATCTGACTCATTTACGATGACActccaatctccttcatgtgtaTTGCTTACTAGTCTCCCATTTGTTGTGAATCATAGAGACCATGAAAAATGACatgttgcatacctgtaactgtggttctttgagtagTTGTCTGTGCACTCACACAACCCTGCTCATTCTCCCATTATCATGTCCTGCTGGTCCTATGGATTACTGCCTTGGTCTTCATAGGACTAGTGGTTTTGGTGAGAAGCCCCTTATATAAAGTTACTGGAGGTGGGTGGGTCTATTGCCAAGAATGCTGCTTTGATATTCTGGAAGGTTCTGTACTGTGCACTGCACAGGCataggataacccatttgtgtggaacACTAAAAAAACTCCAGTTACAGATATGCAACCTGTTTTCTCCAGCTGTGTAGCAAGGCATCTCCCAAAAAAACAAGATTTTTTGGCAGAGGGGAATTAGCTCTCTGCAATAGGCATCTTATTAGTCTTTGGGGGCATGAGAGAAAAGCAGGTAAGTTGTATGAGTGGTACTTTCTTTATGTCCCATCAGATGTTGTAatgtcttctctctttcttttgtcctCAGAGTCTCAGAACCTGCCAAAGCAGCCCCCATTGCTGCTTGCCCTGGGCCAGGCCTCGGAGTGCTTGCGGCTCATGGCTCGCGTGGGCTTGGGCTCCTGCTCCTTTGCCAGAGTGGACGACTATTTGCACTAGCCACTGAGTGAAACAGAGTGACCCCTCCGGTGCTGCCACCATCACTTCCCCTGCCTCGCATTTTCCTACTGCCCCCTCAGGCTCCCCACACGCTGCCCAGCAGAAGGACACATTGCTGACTGAAGGGGGGGCATCCATGTTGCGCCTTCATTTCTTACCATGGAAACTGCTTGGCAGGACCCTCCATCATCACCACAGCCTGCTCTGCcttgcagctgctgcagcactcAGTATTTTCACTGGTCGTTCTGATGTGTAGCGCCTTCTGACTTTAggattttatctttattttattttatttctctgacTGAGCCACCAGTATTTATATCTGGAGAGTTTGTGCTGAGCTGGTTTCTATTAATTTAGAGATAAAAGTGTATCTTGAGTTGGTGATgcccagttttttgtttttgttttcatttttacaaGAGGAAACTGTCAGCATACAAACCTACCTACGCAGTATTGTTCTCTAGCACTAGTCCTCTTTTTAAGAGCAAGAGGTCTTACTATATTCATTTGAGTCTGACCCATCCAACCAAAATTCTACTGTTTCAGAATAGTCAGTCCCACTTTATTTCTTCTGTGCCATGTggtacaaatgtgtgtgtgtatgtgtgcgtgcgtgtgtgtgtgcatgtgcttgaCAGAAAGTTAATTGGAATCTCCATCCTAGAAGTTAAGAAATAGAACAAAAGGTGTCCAACACATTGATTTGCCCTTAATTCAGTTGTCCCCTAAAAGTATTACTGTACTGGAATCTAACTCCAAACGCTATGAGGAACAACTAGAACTGTACTGAGTTGATGACCTTAGCAGTCATACATTAGACCAAGAAATTCCAGGTTCAGTAGAGCTTCATAAACACTTCCAATAATTTAGGTAGCTGGTTTTACAAATAGGGCTTCCCCATAGACAGATGTAGAGAGGTGTAGGGAGAGGTGTATAAAGCAGATTTCAAAGAAGTGGCCATGTTCAATGTA
This genomic stretch from Sceloporus undulatus isolate JIND9_A2432 ecotype Alabama chromosome 8, SceUnd_v1.1, whole genome shotgun sequence harbors:
- the RANBP10 gene encoding ran-binding protein 10 isoform X2; protein product: MGWDKHSYGYHGDDGHSFCSSGTGQPYGPTFTTGDVIGCCVNLINNTCFYTKNGHSLGIAFTDLPANLYPTVGLQTPGEIVDANFGQQPFVFDIEDYMREWRTKIQGTIKRFPIGDRLGEWQTMLQNMVSSYLVHHGYCATATAFARVTESTIQEEQISIKNRQRIQKLVLTGRVGEAIEATQQIYPGLLEHNPNLLFMLKCRQFVEMVNGTDSEVRCFSARSPKSQDSYPNSPNLSPRHGSNNLHLHSTGADSPSCSNGVTSIKNKQSHSKYPALSSSSSSSSSSSPSSVNYSESNSTDSTKSQQHSSTSNQETSDSEMEMEAEHYPNGVLENSATRIMNGTYKHEEILQTDDSSMEDGCPQRQLCGGNHAATERMIQFGRELQTLSEQLCREYGKNTTHKKMLQDAFSLLAYSDPWNCPVGQQLDPTQREPVCAALNSAILESQNLPKQPPLLLALGQASECLRLMARVGLGSCSFARVDDYLH
- the RANBP10 gene encoding ran-binding protein 10 isoform X3 — translated: MREWRTKIQGTIKRFPIGDRLGEWQTMLQNMVSSYLVHHGYCATATAFARVTESTIQEEQISIKNRQRIQKLVLTGRVGEAIEATQQIYPGLLEHNPNLLFMLKCRQFVEMVNGTDSEVRCFSARSPKSQDSYPNSPNLSPRHGSNNLHLHSTGADSPSCSNGVTSIKNKQSHSKYPALSSSSSSSSSSSPSSVNYSESNSTDSTKSQQHSSTSNQETSDSEMEMEAEHYPNGVLENSATRIMNGTYKHEEILQTDDSSMEDGCPQRQLCGGNHAATERMIQFGRELQTLSEQLCREYGKNTTHKKMLQDAFSLLAYSDPWNCPVGQQLDPTQREPVCAALNSAILESQNLPKQPPLLLALGQASECLRLMARVGLGSCSFARVDDYLH